The DNA region GTTCACTCAGTCTTAAAGCGCTTTATAAACGCGGCATCTTTATGAACATCACCAACCCTAAAGTTTCTATCTTTTTCTTAGCATTTTTGCCACAGTTTACGAACGCTGAACTCGGCAATGTAACAGGGCAAATCTTCACACTTGGTGCGCTTTTTATGCTTTGCGCCTTTGTTGTTTTTACGTTGGTGTCGCTTTTGGCTGGTCGTGTGGGTGATTGGTTCAGTAAAACCAAAAATGGCGAGAAAATTTTAAACCGTATCGCAGGTACGATCTTCGCAGGCTTAGCGATTAAATTAGCGCTCTCATCACGATGAAAAAATCTCAACTTTTAGCGGTTATTTTAGCGCTTATTGCAGGGGTTTTACTGATTGAAATTGTTTTGCAAAGTCTCTTAGGTTCGTAAAATAGTGAATTAGGCTTTTACATGTAAAGCCTAATTGAGTTTCTCTTTTGCCCGAAAGCGTGGGAGCTGAGAGATAATAATACCCCCAAAAATAACAAAGCTTGCCATCATCTCTGTTTGACTTAAGACTTCGCCCAAGAAGAAGTAGGCAAGAAGAACGGTAAATACGGGGATAAGATTGACAAAGACTGAGGCGCGTGAAG from Sulfurospirillum diekertiae includes:
- a CDS encoding LysE family translocator → MLDFQTIVMFVGASTLLALAPGPDILFVLTQSMTKGSRSGIVIALGLCSGLVFHTTAVALGVAVIFQTSIIAFSLLKFVGATYLLYLAFMAFKDASKSKLESDKSSLSLKALYKRGIFMNITNPKVSIFFLAFLPQFTNAELGNVTGQIFTLGALFMLCAFVVFTLVSLLAGRVGDWFSKTKNGEKILNRIAGTIFAGLAIKLALSSR